The Peribacillus sp. FSL E2-0218 genome contains a region encoding:
- the rplX gene encoding 50S ribosomal protein L24, whose amino-acid sequence MHVKKGDKVVVISGKDKGKQGTILAAYPKQNRVLVEGINIVKKHSKPSQLNPQGGIISREAAIHVSNVMPLDPKSGKPTRVGYKIENGKKVRVAKISGESLDK is encoded by the coding sequence ATGCATGTTAAAAAAGGTGACAAAGTCGTAGTCATCTCTGGTAAGGACAAAGGCAAACAAGGAACAATTCTTGCAGCATATCCGAAACAAAATCGTGTGCTTGTTGAAGGAATTAACATCGTGAAAAAGCATTCCAAGCCATCTCAACTTAATCCACAAGGTGGAATTATCAGCAGAGAAGCTGCTATTCACGTATCCAATGTTATGCCACTTGATCCAAAATCAGGTAAACCGACTCGTGTTGGATATAAGATCGAAAATGGTAAAAAAGTACGCGTAGCTAAAATATCAGGTGAATCTTTAGATAAATAA
- the rpsQ gene encoding 30S ribosomal protein S17, with amino-acid sequence MSERNQRKIYTGRVVSDKMDKTVTVVVETYKKHSLYGKRVKYSKKLKAHDELNEAKAGDVVRIMETRPLSATKRFRLVEVVEKAVII; translated from the coding sequence ATGAGCGAACGCAACCAACGCAAAATCTACACTGGCCGCGTAGTATCCGATAAAATGGATAAAACAGTTACAGTTGTTGTAGAAACCTATAAAAAGCATTCTTTATACGGTAAACGCGTGAAATACTCTAAAAAGTTAAAAGCTCATGACGAGCTAAACGAAGCTAAAGCAGGCGACGTAGTACGTATCATGGAAACTCGTCCACTTTCAGCTACGAAACGCTTCCGTCTTGTAGAAGTAGTAGAAAAAGCAGTAATCATTTAA
- the rpsG gene encoding 30S ribosomal protein S7: MPRKGPVTKRDVLPDPIYNSKLVTRLINKLMVDGQRGKSQKILYSAFDLIKERTGNEPIEVFDQALKNIMPVLEVKARRVGGANYQVPVEVRPDRKSTLGLRWLVNYSRLRGEKTMEERLAYEIMDAANNTGAAVKKREDTHKMAEANKAFAHYRW; the protein is encoded by the coding sequence ATGCCTCGTAAAGGACCTGTAACGAAAAGAGACGTATTACCAGATCCAATTTATAATTCAAAACTTGTGACTCGCTTAATCAACAAATTAATGGTTGATGGACAAAGAGGTAAATCACAAAAAATTCTTTACTCTGCATTTGATTTAATCAAAGAACGTACTGGCAATGAGCCAATCGAAGTTTTCGATCAAGCACTTAAAAACATCATGCCTGTATTAGAAGTAAAAGCACGCCGTGTGGGTGGAGCTAACTACCAAGTACCAGTTGAGGTGCGCCCAGACCGCAAATCGACTTTAGGACTTCGTTGGTTGGTAAACTACTCTCGCCTTCGTGGAGAAAAAACGATGGAAGAGCGTTTAGCTTACGAAATCATGGATGCTGCCAACAACACTGGAGCAGCTGTTAAGAAACGTGAAGATACACACAAAATGGCTGAAGCTAATAAAGCATTCGCTCATTATCGCTGGTAA
- the fusA gene encoding elongation factor G has product MAREFSLANTRNIGIMAHIDAGKTTTTERVLYYTGKIHKIGETHEGASQMDWMEQEQERGITITSAATTAQWKGHRVNIIDTPGHVDFTVEVERSLRVLDGAVAVLDAQSGVEPQTETVWRQATTYGVPRVVFVNKMDKIGADFLYSVGTIHDRLQANAHPVQLPIGAEDQFSAIIDLIEMKTHFYGNDLGTDITVGEIPEEHRELAEEYREKLIEAVAEVNEDLMEKYLGGEEISIAELKAAIRTATVNVEFFPVICGSAFKNKGVQLMLDNVIDFLPSPLDVPAIKGTLPDSEDEVERHSDDSEPFSALAFKVMTDPYVGKLTFFRVYSGTLESGSYVINSTKGKRERIGRILQMHANSREEISTVYAGDIAAAVGLKDTTTGDTLCDDKNQVILESMVFPEPVISLSVEPKSKADQDKMSQALQKLQDEDPTFRAHTDQETGQTIIAGMGELHLDILVDRMRREFKVEANVGAPQVAYRETFRGSAKVEGKFVRQSGGRGQFGHVWIEFGPNEEGKGFEFENAIVGGVVPREYIPAVQAGLVDSLDRGVLAGYPLVDIKAKLFDGSYHDVDSNEMAFKIAASMALKNAASKCKPVILEPVMKVEVVIPEDYLGDIMGDITSRRGRVEGMEARGNTQMVKAMVPLSEMFGYATSLRSNTQGRGTFSMHFDHYEEVPKSISEEIIKKNKGE; this is encoded by the coding sequence ATGGCAAGAGAGTTCTCCTTAGCAAACACTCGTAATATCGGTATCATGGCTCACATCGATGCTGGTAAAACGACAACAACAGAACGTGTTCTTTATTACACTGGTAAAATCCATAAAATTGGTGAAACACACGAAGGTGCATCACAAATGGACTGGATGGAACAGGAACAAGAACGCGGAATCACGATCACATCCGCTGCAACAACTGCACAGTGGAAAGGTCACCGTGTAAACATCATCGATACGCCAGGACACGTAGACTTCACAGTTGAAGTTGAACGTTCATTGCGTGTACTTGATGGAGCTGTAGCCGTACTTGATGCCCAATCAGGTGTTGAGCCTCAAACTGAAACAGTTTGGCGCCAAGCTACAACTTATGGTGTACCACGTGTCGTATTCGTAAATAAAATGGACAAAATCGGTGCGGATTTCCTTTATTCAGTAGGAACAATCCACGATCGTCTTCAAGCAAATGCTCACCCGGTTCAGTTACCTATCGGTGCTGAAGATCAATTCTCTGCAATCATCGACCTTATCGAAATGAAAACTCATTTTTATGGTAATGACCTAGGAACTGATATCACTGTTGGTGAAATTCCTGAAGAACATCGTGAATTGGCTGAAGAGTACCGTGAAAAGCTAATCGAAGCAGTAGCAGAAGTTAACGAAGACTTAATGGAGAAATACCTTGGTGGCGAAGAAATCAGCATTGCTGAATTGAAAGCAGCCATCCGTACAGCTACCGTTAATGTTGAGTTCTTCCCGGTTATCTGTGGATCGGCTTTCAAAAACAAAGGTGTTCAATTAATGCTTGATAACGTTATCGACTTCCTTCCATCTCCATTGGATGTACCGGCTATCAAAGGTACTCTACCGGATTCAGAAGATGAAGTGGAACGTCATTCAGATGATTCTGAGCCGTTCTCTGCTCTAGCGTTTAAAGTAATGACTGACCCTTACGTTGGTAAACTTACATTCTTCCGCGTGTACTCAGGTACATTGGAATCAGGATCTTATGTAATCAACTCAACTAAAGGAAAACGTGAGCGTATTGGACGTATCCTTCAAATGCACGCAAACAGCCGTGAAGAAATATCTACTGTTTACGCAGGGGATATCGCTGCAGCTGTTGGTTTGAAAGATACGACGACTGGTGATACTCTATGTGATGACAAGAACCAAGTTATTCTTGAATCCATGGTGTTCCCAGAGCCAGTTATCTCGCTTTCAGTTGAACCGAAATCAAAAGCAGACCAAGACAAAATGTCTCAAGCTTTACAAAAGCTACAAGATGAAGATCCAACATTCCGTGCACATACTGACCAAGAAACTGGTCAAACGATCATCGCCGGTATGGGTGAGCTTCACTTGGACATCCTTGTTGACCGTATGCGCCGTGAATTCAAAGTGGAAGCAAACGTTGGTGCTCCTCAAGTAGCCTACCGTGAAACTTTCCGTGGTTCAGCTAAAGTCGAAGGTAAATTCGTTCGTCAATCTGGTGGACGTGGACAATTCGGACACGTATGGATCGAATTTGGTCCAAACGAAGAAGGTAAAGGCTTCGAATTTGAAAATGCTATCGTCGGTGGTGTAGTACCACGTGAATACATTCCTGCTGTACAAGCTGGATTGGTCGATTCACTTGATCGTGGTGTACTTGCTGGGTATCCGCTAGTCGACATCAAAGCAAAATTATTCGACGGATCTTACCATGACGTTGACTCCAACGAAATGGCATTTAAAATTGCTGCTTCAATGGCTCTTAAAAATGCTGCTTCTAAATGTAAACCGGTTATCCTTGAACCAGTCATGAAGGTTGAAGTTGTCATTCCTGAAGATTATCTAGGCGACATCATGGGAGATATCACATCTCGCCGTGGACGCGTAGAAGGTATGGAAGCTCGCGGTAACACGCAAATGGTTAAAGCGATGGTTCCACTATCTGAAATGTTCGGTTATGCTACATCTTTACGTTCTAACACACAAGGACGCGGAACATTCTCTATGCACTTCGATCACTATGAAGAAGTACCTAAGAGCATTTCTGAAGAAATCATCAAAAAAAATAAAGGTGAATAA
- the tuf gene encoding elongation factor Tu: protein MGKAKFDRSKPHVNVGTIGHVDHGKTTLTAAITTVLAKSGGAEARAYDQIDGAPEERERGITISTAHVEYETATRHYAHVDCPGHADYVKNMITGAAQMDGGILVVSAADGPMPQTREHILLSRQVGVPYLVVFMNKCDMVDDEELLELVEMEIRDLLSEYEFPGDDIPVIKGSALKALQGDAAWEEKIHELMTAVDEYIPEPTRDTEKPFMMPVEDVFSITGRGTVATGRVERGQVKVGDVVDIIGFNEESKPTTVTGVEMFRKLLDYAEAGDNIGALLRGVSREDIQRGQVLAKPGTITPHTKFKAEVYVLSKEEGGRHTPFFTNYRPQFYFRTTDVTGICNLPEAVEMVMPGDNIEMTVELIAPIAIEEGTKFSIREGGRTVGAGVVATIQE, encoded by the coding sequence ATGGGAAAAGCTAAATTTGATCGTTCAAAACCGCACGTTAACGTTGGAACAATTGGTCACGTTGACCATGGTAAAACAACTCTAACTGCTGCAATCACAACTGTACTTGCTAAATCTGGTGGCGCAGAAGCTCGCGCTTATGACCAAATCGATGGTGCTCCAGAAGAAAGAGAACGTGGTATCACAATCTCTACAGCACACGTTGAGTACGAAACAGCTACTCGTCACTATGCACACGTTGACTGCCCAGGACATGCTGACTATGTTAAAAACATGATCACTGGTGCTGCTCAAATGGACGGCGGAATCCTAGTAGTATCTGCTGCTGATGGCCCGATGCCACAAACTCGTGAGCACATCCTTCTTTCACGTCAAGTAGGTGTACCATACCTAGTAGTATTCATGAACAAATGCGACATGGTTGATGACGAAGAACTTCTTGAATTAGTAGAAATGGAAATCCGTGATCTTCTTTCTGAATACGAATTCCCTGGTGATGACATTCCAGTTATCAAAGGTTCTGCCCTTAAAGCTCTTCAAGGAGACGCTGCTTGGGAAGAAAAAATCCATGAATTAATGACAGCTGTTGACGAGTATATCCCAGAACCAACTCGTGACACTGAAAAACCATTCATGATGCCAGTTGAGGATGTATTCTCAATCACTGGACGCGGAACTGTTGCTACAGGACGTGTTGAGCGTGGACAAGTTAAAGTCGGTGACGTTGTTGACATCATCGGTTTCAACGAAGAATCAAAACCAACAACTGTAACTGGTGTTGAAATGTTCCGTAAACTTCTTGACTATGCTGAAGCTGGTGACAACATCGGTGCACTACTTCGTGGTGTATCCCGTGAAGATATCCAACGTGGACAAGTACTTGCTAAACCAGGTACAATCACTCCGCACACAAAGTTCAAAGCTGAAGTTTATGTTCTTTCTAAAGAAGAAGGTGGACGTCACACTCCATTCTTCACAAACTACCGTCCTCAGTTCTACTTCCGTACAACTGACGTAACTGGTATTTGTAACCTTCCTGAAGCCGTAGAAATGGTTATGCCTGGGGACAACATCGAAATGACTGTTGAACTTATCGCTCCAATCGCTATCGAAGAAGGTACTAAATTCTCTATCCGTGAGGGTGGACGTACTGTAGGCGCTGGCGTAGTTGCTACAATCCAAGAATAA
- the rplE gene encoding 50S ribosomal protein L5 — translation MSRLKEKFKSEITPSLMGKFNYQSVMQVPNIEKIVINMGVGDAVSNSKALDTAVEELTLITGQKPVVTKAKKSIAGFRLREGMPIGAKVTLRGERMYQFLDKLVSVSLPRVRDFRGVSKKSFDGRGNYTLGVKEQLIFPEIDYDKVSKVRGMDIVIVTTANTDEEARELLTQVGMPFQK, via the coding sequence ATGAGCCGCCTTAAAGAAAAATTCAAAAGTGAAATTACACCATCGTTGATGGGTAAATTCAACTATCAATCAGTAATGCAAGTACCAAACATTGAGAAAATCGTTATTAACATGGGTGTGGGTGACGCAGTATCTAACTCTAAAGCTTTAGATACAGCTGTTGAAGAGCTTACATTGATCACTGGTCAAAAACCTGTTGTAACAAAAGCAAAAAAATCAATCGCAGGCTTCCGTTTGCGTGAAGGTATGCCTATCGGAGCGAAAGTTACATTACGTGGAGAGCGTATGTATCAATTCCTTGATAAGCTAGTATCTGTATCTTTACCACGTGTACGTGATTTCCGCGGCGTTTCAAAGAAATCCTTTGACGGACGTGGGAACTATACATTAGGTGTTAAAGAACAACTTATCTTCCCTGAGATTGATTACGATAAAGTGAGCAAAGTTCGTGGTATGGATATCGTTATCGTAACGACTGCCAACACTGACGAAGAAGCTCGTGAACTACTTACTCAAGTTGGAATGCCGTTCCAAAAGTAA
- a CDS encoding type Z 30S ribosomal protein S14, which translates to MAKKSMIVKQKREQKFKVQEYTRCERCGRPHSVLRKFKLCRICFRELAYKGQIPGVKKASW; encoded by the coding sequence GTGGCTAAAAAGTCTATGATCGTAAAGCAAAAACGCGAACAGAAGTTTAAAGTACAAGAATATACACGTTGCGAACGTTGCGGACGTCCACATTCAGTATTACGTAAATTTAAACTTTGTCGTATTTGTTTCCGCGAACTTGCATATAAAGGACAAATTCCTGGCGTTAAAAAAGCTAGCTGGTAA
- the rplB gene encoding 50S ribosomal protein L2, giving the protein MAIKKYKPTSNGRRNMTTSDFAEITTDKPEKSLLAPLHSKGGRNNQGKLTVRHQGGGHKRQYRIIDFKRNKDGIPGRVATIEYDPNRSANIALINYVDGEKRYILAPKNLEVGLEIMSGPEADIKVGNALPLINIPVGTVIHNIELKPGKGGQLVRSAGTSAQVLGKEGRYVLVRLNSGEVRMILATCRASIGQVGNEQHELINIGKAGRNRWLGKRPTVRGSVMNPNDHPHGGGEGKAPIGRKSPMSPWGKPTLGFKTRKKKNKSDKFIVRRRKK; this is encoded by the coding sequence ATGGCGATTAAGAAGTATAAACCTACCTCTAACGGTCGACGTAATATGACAACTTCCGATTTTGCTGAGATCACTACAGACAAACCGGAAAAATCATTACTTGCTCCTTTACACAGCAAAGGCGGCCGTAATAACCAAGGTAAGTTAACAGTTCGTCATCAAGGTGGCGGCCACAAGCGTCAATACCGTATCATCGATTTCAAACGGAATAAAGATGGTATACCAGGACGCGTTGCTACTATTGAGTACGATCCAAATCGTTCTGCAAACATTGCATTAATTAATTACGTTGATGGAGAAAAACGTTATATCCTAGCTCCGAAAAACCTAGAAGTAGGTTTGGAAATCATGTCAGGTCCAGAAGCTGACATTAAAGTGGGTAACGCTCTTCCTCTTATTAACATCCCAGTTGGTACAGTAATCCATAACATCGAGCTTAAACCAGGTAAGGGTGGACAATTAGTCCGTTCAGCAGGTACATCTGCACAAGTGCTTGGTAAAGAAGGCCGTTATGTACTTGTACGTTTAAACTCAGGTGAGGTTCGTATGATTCTTGCTACTTGCCGTGCTTCAATCGGTCAAGTTGGTAACGAACAACATGAACTTATCAACATTGGTAAAGCTGGACGTAACCGTTGGTTAGGTAAACGCCCAACAGTTCGTGGATCAGTAATGAACCCGAATGATCACCCGCACGGTGGTGGTGAAGGTAAAGCACCAATCGGACGTAAATCACCAATGTCTCCATGGGGCAAACCGACTCTTGGATTCAAAACACGTAAAAAGAAAAACAAATCCGATAAATTTATCGTACGTCGTCGTAAAAAATAA
- the rpsC gene encoding 30S ribosomal protein S3 — protein sequence MGQKVNPIGMRIGIIRDWESKWYADKDYAVLLHEDIKVREYIAKRLNDASVSKVEIERAANRINVSVHTAKPGMVIGKGGTEVEALRKALNQLTGKRVHINIIEIKRADLDAKLVAENIARQLENRVSFRRAQKQAIQRTMRSGAKGIKTQVSGRLGGADIARAEHYSEGTVPLHTLRADIDYAHAEADTTYGKLGVKVWIYRGEVLPTKKKSEEGGK from the coding sequence GTGGGTCAAAAGGTAAATCCAATCGGTATGCGTATCGGGATAATCCGTGACTGGGAATCCAAATGGTACGCTGATAAAGACTACGCAGTTCTTTTGCATGAAGACATCAAAGTTCGTGAATATATCGCGAAACGCTTAAACGATGCTTCAGTGTCCAAAGTTGAAATCGAACGTGCAGCAAACCGTATCAACGTATCTGTCCACACTGCTAAACCAGGAATGGTTATCGGTAAAGGCGGTACTGAGGTCGAAGCACTTCGTAAAGCTTTGAACCAGTTGACTGGCAAAAGAGTTCATATCAATATCATCGAAATTAAAAGAGCAGATCTTGACGCAAAATTGGTTGCTGAAAACATCGCTCGTCAATTAGAAAACCGTGTTTCATTCCGTCGTGCTCAGAAGCAAGCTATCCAACGCACAATGCGTTCTGGCGCTAAAGGAATCAAAACTCAAGTTTCTGGTCGTCTTGGCGGTGCTGATATTGCTCGTGCTGAACATTACAGCGAAGGAACAGTTCCACTTCACACACTTCGTGCTGACATAGACTATGCTCATGCTGAAGCAGATACTACTTACGGTAAGCTAGGCGTGAAAGTTTGGATCTACCGTGGAGAAGTTCTTCCTACTAAGAAGAAATCTGAGGAAGGAGGAAAATAA
- the rpsJ gene encoding 30S ribosomal protein S10: MAKQKIRIRLKAYDHRILDQSAEKIVETAKRSGAAVSGPIPLPTERSVYTILRAVHKYKDSREQFEMRTHKRLIDIVNPTPQTVDSLMRLDLPSGVDIEIKL; encoded by the coding sequence ATGGCAAAACAAAAGATTCGTATCCGTTTAAAAGCATATGATCACAGAATCCTTGATCAATCTGCTGAGAAAATTGTTGAAACTGCAAAACGTTCTGGTGCGGCTGTATCTGGTCCGATTCCATTACCTACTGAAAGATCGGTTTACACGATCCTACGTGCGGTTCATAAATACAAAGATTCTCGTGAACAATTCGAAATGCGTACGCATAAACGTCTAATCGACATCGTTAACCCAACTCCACAAACAGTTGATTCATTGATGCGTTTAGATTTACCGTCAGGCGTTGACATCGAAATCAAATTATAA
- the rplV gene encoding 50S ribosomal protein L22 has protein sequence MQAKAVAKTVRIAPRKVRLVADLIRGKQVGEAVAILRLTPKSASPVVEKILKSAIANAEHNYEMDINNLVVSEAYVNEGPTLKRFRPRAQGRASAINKRTSHITIVVSEKKEG, from the coding sequence ATGCAAGCTAAAGCTGTCGCTAAAACAGTTCGTATTGCTCCTCGTAAAGTGCGTTTAGTCGCAGATTTAATTCGAGGAAAACAAGTAGGTGAAGCAGTTGCGATTCTTCGCTTAACACCAAAATCTGCTTCTCCAGTCGTAGAAAAAATTCTGAAATCTGCTATCGCAAATGCAGAACATAACTACGAAATGGATATTAATAACCTAGTCGTTTCAGAGGCATACGTTAACGAAGGACCAACATTAAAACGTTTCCGTCCTCGCGCTCAAGGTCGTGCGAGTGCAATCAACAAACGTACTAGTCATATTACAATCGTTGTATCAGAAAAGAAGGAGGGGTAA
- the rplW gene encoding 50S ribosomal protein L23 has translation MDARDIIKRPVITERSSDVMAEKKYTFEVDVRANKTQVKDAVQEIFGVKVEKVNIMNYKGKFKRMGKHAGYTNKRRKAIVKLTADSKEIELFEA, from the coding sequence ATGGATGCACGCGATATCATTAAGCGCCCCGTAATCACTGAACGCTCTTCAGACGTAATGGCTGAAAAAAAATATACATTTGAAGTTGATGTAAGAGCTAACAAAACTCAAGTTAAAGATGCTGTTCAAGAAATTTTCGGCGTTAAAGTTGAGAAAGTTAACATCATGAACTACAAAGGTAAATTCAAACGCATGGGCAAACACGCAGGCTATACTAACAAGCGCCGTAAAGCTATTGTTAAATTAACTGCTGACAGCAAAGAAATCGAGCTATTCGAGGCTTAA
- the rplN gene encoding 50S ribosomal protein L14: MIQQESRLKVADNSGAREVLTIKVLGGSGRKTANIGDIIVCTVKQATPGGVVKKGEVVKAVVVRTKRGMRRPDGSYIRFDENACVIIRDDKSPRGTRIFGPVARELRDNSFMKIVSLAPEVL; the protein is encoded by the coding sequence ATGATTCAACAAGAATCTCGTTTAAAAGTCGCTGACAATTCAGGTGCTCGTGAAGTGCTAACAATTAAAGTCCTAGGTGGTTCTGGCCGTAAAACTGCAAACATCGGTGATATCATCGTTTGTACAGTTAAACAGGCAACACCAGGAGGCGTTGTTAAAAAAGGTGAAGTCGTTAAGGCTGTTGTTGTCCGTACAAAACGTGGTATGCGTCGTCCTGACGGTTCTTACATTCGTTTTGATGAAAACGCATGTGTAATTATCCGTGACGATAAGAGCCCACGTGGAACTCGTATTTTTGGACCTGTTGCTCGTGAATTACGTGACAATAGCTTCATGAAGATCGTTTCTCTTGCTCCAGAAGTTCTATAA
- the rpsS gene encoding 30S ribosomal protein S19: protein MGRSLKKGPFVDDHLLVKVEKLNEADKKQVVKTWSRRSTIFPQFIGHTIAVYDGRKHVPVYVTEDMVGHKLGEFAPTRTYKGHASDDKKTRR, encoded by the coding sequence ATGGGTCGTAGCTTAAAAAAAGGGCCTTTTGTTGATGATCATTTATTGGTAAAAGTTGAAAAGTTAAATGAAGCTGACAAGAAACAGGTAGTTAAAACTTGGTCTCGTCGCTCAACAATCTTCCCGCAATTCATCGGACATACAATCGCTGTTTATGACGGTCGTAAGCATGTGCCGGTTTATGTAACAGAAGATATGGTAGGACACAAACTAGGCGAATTCGCGCCTACACGCACTTATAAAGGTCACGCAAGTGATGACAAGAAAACAAGACGTTAA
- the rplD gene encoding 50S ribosomal protein L4, whose amino-acid sequence MPKVTLFNQTGSQVGDIELNESIFGIEPNNHVLFEAIIMQRASLRQGTHKVKNRSEVAGGGRKPWKQKGTGRARQGSIRSPQWRGGGVVFGPTPRSYAYKLPKKVRRLAIKSALSAKALEENILVLDSLSFEAPKTKEFVAVLKNLSVDTKTLIVTDGLDEKVALSARNIPGVTVVEAVGLNVLDVVSHNKLILTKSAVEKVEEVLA is encoded by the coding sequence ATGCCAAAAGTTACATTGTTCAACCAAACAGGTTCACAAGTTGGCGACATCGAGCTGAATGAATCCATCTTTGGTATCGAACCTAATAATCATGTATTATTTGAAGCAATCATCATGCAACGAGCTTCCTTACGTCAAGGAACTCACAAAGTTAAAAACCGTTCTGAAGTTGCAGGCGGTGGACGCAAACCTTGGAAACAAAAAGGAACTGGACGTGCGCGTCAAGGTTCTATCCGTTCTCCACAATGGCGTGGCGGTGGCGTTGTTTTTGGACCAACTCCAAGATCTTACGCTTACAAATTGCCTAAAAAGGTTCGTCGTTTAGCTATTAAATCTGCATTGTCTGCAAAGGCATTGGAAGAAAACATTTTGGTACTTGATAGCTTGTCTTTCGAAGCTCCAAAAACAAAAGAATTTGTAGCTGTACTTAAAAACCTTTCCGTTGATACTAAAACGTTGATCGTTACTGACGGTTTAGATGAGAAAGTTGCTCTTTCTGCACGTAACATCCCTGGTGTTACTGTAGTGGAAGCTGTTGGTCTTAATGTTCTTGATGTTGTATCACACAACAAATTGATCTTGACTAAATCAGCTGTCGAAAAAGTAGAGGAGGTGCTTGCATAA
- the rpmC gene encoding 50S ribosomal protein L29, with protein MKANEIKDLTTAEIEQKLKSLKEELFNLRFQLATGQLENTARIREVRKSIARMKTVVRQREIGVTNR; from the coding sequence ATGAAAGCTAATGAAATCAAAGATCTAACCACTGCTGAAATTGAACAAAAACTAAAATCTCTTAAAGAAGAACTATTTAATCTTCGTTTCCAGTTAGCTACTGGACAACTTGAAAATACAGCTCGCATCCGTGAAGTTCGCAAATCGATTGCTCGTATGAAAACAGTTGTTCGTCAAAGAGAGATCGGTGTCACTAATCGATAA
- the rplP gene encoding 50S ribosomal protein L16 has product MLLPKRVKYRREHRGKMRGMAKGGTEVHFGEFGLQAQEASWITNRQIEAARIAMTRYMKRGGKVWIKIFPSKPYTAKPLEVRMGSGKGAPEGWVAVVKPGKVLFEISGVSEEVAREALRLAAHKLPIKCKFVKREEIGGETNES; this is encoded by the coding sequence ATGTTATTGCCAAAACGCGTAAAATACCGTCGTGAACACCGCGGTAAGATGAGAGGGATGGCTAAGGGCGGCACTGAAGTTCACTTCGGAGAATTTGGACTTCAAGCTCAAGAAGCTTCCTGGATCACTAACCGCCAAATCGAAGCAGCTCGTATTGCGATGACTCGTTATATGAAACGTGGAGGAAAAGTTTGGATCAAGATCTTCCCAAGCAAACCTTACACAGCTAAGCCGCTAGAAGTACGGATGGGTTCCGGTAAAGGTGCTCCTGAAGGTTGGGTAGCAGTTGTTAAACCGGGCAAAGTATTGTTTGAAATCTCTGGTGTATCTGAAGAGGTGGCAAGAGAAGCATTGCGCCTTGCAGCACACAAACTTCCAATCAAATGTAAGTTTGTAAAAAGAGAGGAAATTGGTGGTGAAACAAATGAAAGCTAA
- the rplC gene encoding 50S ribosomal protein L3, translated as MTKGILGRKIGMTQVFAENGELIPVTVIEAANNVVLQKKTVETDGYEAVQVGFENKREKLSNKPEKGHVEKANTTPKRFIREFRGTDLTEYEIGQEVNVSIFAEGDLVDVSGISKGKGFQGSIKRHGQSRGPMSHGSRYHRRPGSMGPVAPNRVFKGKLLPGRMGGEQITVQNLAIVKVDVERNLLLIKGNVPGARKALIKVKTAVKAK; from the coding sequence ATGACCAAAGGAATCTTAGGAAGAAAAATCGGTATGACTCAAGTTTTTGCTGAAAACGGTGAACTTATCCCGGTAACAGTTATCGAAGCTGCTAACAACGTGGTTCTTCAAAAGAAAACTGTTGAAACTGATGGCTATGAAGCAGTTCAAGTTGGTTTTGAAAACAAACGTGAAAAGCTTTCTAACAAACCTGAAAAGGGACATGTTGAAAAAGCAAATACTACTCCTAAGCGCTTCATTCGCGAATTCCGCGGAACGGATCTTACTGAATATGAGATCGGTCAAGAAGTCAATGTAAGTATTTTCGCTGAAGGCGATTTAGTAGATGTATCAGGAATCTCAAAAGGTAAAGGTTTCCAAGGCTCTATCAAGCGTCATGGACAATCTCGCGGACCAATGTCTCACGGTTCACGTTACCACCGTCGCCCAGGTTCAATGGGTCCTGTAGCTCCAAACCGCGTATTCAAAGGTAAATTATTACCAGGACGTATGGGTGGGGAACAAATTACTGTTCAAAACTTAGCTATCGTTAAGGTTGATGTTGAACGTAACCTACTATTGATCAAAGGTAATGTACCAGGTGCTAGAAAAGCGTTGATCAAAGTTAAAACTGCTGTTAAAGCAAAGTAA